A genomic segment from Gammaproteobacteria bacterium encodes:
- a CDS encoding amidase yields MVNNPLHLSLFELYTAFRNGNLTAGDLTEQAIAKHNSTLGAYKYWQPQDARSAAARADASFSAGEDHGLLQGIPVSVKDLYNVDGLQTFAGSPVSIPDTLMAQGPVITGLDEQQAVFIGKTHTVEFAFGGLGVNNHWGTPRNPWDSTAYRVPGGSSSGAGVSLQEGTALLALGSDTAGSVRIPASMTGNVGLKTSFGRWSLEGIFPLSPTLDTAGILTRTVADAVFSFAAMDPEHQGRALKFVDQASHCTTGDFVIGRGESVLWEECDSGIVESVETALDELSQKGVRVTDARLPEVGDAIELLKAGNVTAAEIHEFLSSEMPEWLEMLDPLVSQRILGGASMSATEYLKRRRHINQLQLSANARFESNDVIVSPTVPITPPKLDDVQQVDRYRPLNLMSLRNTCSGNTLGLCSLTLPVGLDTAGLPVGLQIMARHGAEEKLLAIALCIEKVIGTSKDRLGTPAIPPL; encoded by the coding sequence GTGGTCAACAACCCATTGCACCTGTCTTTGTTTGAGCTCTACACCGCTTTTCGCAACGGAAACCTGACGGCAGGAGACCTTACTGAACAGGCCATCGCAAAACACAACAGCACGCTTGGTGCCTATAAATACTGGCAGCCGCAGGATGCCCGCAGCGCAGCTGCCAGGGCAGATGCCTCATTTTCCGCCGGCGAAGACCACGGGCTTCTCCAGGGCATACCCGTGTCCGTCAAGGATCTCTACAACGTCGACGGTCTGCAGACCTTTGCCGGCTCGCCGGTTTCCATTCCGGACACCTTGATGGCACAAGGACCGGTTATCACAGGTCTTGACGAGCAACAAGCTGTCTTTATCGGGAAAACCCATACGGTTGAATTCGCTTTTGGTGGCTTAGGGGTTAACAACCACTGGGGAACGCCAAGAAATCCGTGGGATTCAACAGCATACCGCGTACCGGGCGGCTCAAGCAGCGGCGCGGGTGTCAGCCTGCAGGAAGGCACCGCGCTGCTTGCACTGGGATCAGACACTGCAGGATCGGTTCGGATACCGGCCAGCATGACTGGCAACGTCGGGCTCAAAACCAGCTTTGGACGATGGTCACTGGAGGGTATTTTCCCGCTGAGTCCGACCCTTGATACCGCCGGCATTCTGACACGGACAGTTGCAGATGCGGTATTTAGCTTTGCAGCGATGGACCCTGAACACCAAGGACGAGCACTGAAATTTGTCGATCAGGCGAGTCACTGCACAACCGGCGATTTTGTAATTGGTCGGGGGGAATCCGTACTGTGGGAGGAATGCGATTCCGGGATTGTTGAATCAGTAGAGACCGCTCTGGACGAACTCAGTCAGAAAGGGGTTCGTGTTACCGATGCCCGCTTACCTGAAGTCGGCGATGCCATTGAACTGCTCAAGGCCGGCAACGTGACTGCGGCCGAAATCCACGAGTTCCTTTCCTCCGAAATGCCTGAGTGGCTCGAGATGCTGGACCCCCTCGTGTCTCAGCGAATCCTTGGTGGTGCTTCCATGTCGGCAACGGAATACCTGAAGCGCCGTCGGCATATCAACCAGCTGCAGCTCAGTGCAAATGCCAGATTTGAATCCAACGACGTTATCGTGAGCCCGACGGTACCTATCACCCCGCCAAAGCTCGATGATGTTCAACAGGTCGATCGTTACCGCCCGCTTAACCTGATGTCGCTGCGCAATACCTGTTCCGGCAACACACTGGGCTTGTGTTCTCTGACATTACCTGTCGGACTGGATACAGCAGGCCTGCCTGTTGGGTTGCAGATCATGGCACGCCACGGTGCAGAAGAAAAA
- a CDS encoding prolyl-tRNA synthetase associated domain-containing protein, with the protein MNINHRSMMLDDGSRPYSHTALLEFLSELKIEHKTVSHDAMFTVAQSKSLRETDPHGSYTKNLFMRNKKGAMWLITCNEDRQIDLKALAAAMGYTGSNGRFSFASEDRLGRYLGVSPGAVSPLALINDPGNAVQFAIDSSLLDHEVIHLHPLDNHHTITISVKDLIQFAEYTGHKPTRLEFDSFGGVRCFSTAEQST; encoded by the coding sequence ATGAATATCAATCACAGATCGATGATGCTTGATGATGGCTCCAGACCATACTCCCATACCGCTCTGCTTGAATTTCTTTCAGAGCTGAAAATCGAGCACAAGACGGTCAGTCATGACGCCATGTTTACGGTGGCCCAGAGCAAAAGCCTGCGTGAAACCGACCCTCACGGCAGTTATACCAAGAATCTGTTTATGCGCAACAAGAAAGGCGCCATGTGGCTCATCACCTGCAATGAAGACCGCCAAATTGACCTCAAGGCCCTCGCCGCAGCGATGGGCTACACGGGTTCAAACGGTCGATTTTCTTTCGCATCCGAAGACAGACTGGGCCGGTATCTCGGTGTATCGCCAGGTGCTGTCTCACCGCTGGCACTGATCAATGACCCTGGAAATGCGGTCCAGTTCGCTATAGATAGCTCGTTGCTTGATCACGAAGTGATCCATCTGCATCCACTGGACAATCACCATACCATCACGATATCTGTGAAAGATCTGATACAGTTTGCAGAATATACTGGGCACAAACCGACCCGGCTTGAGTTTGACTCATTTGGTGGTGTCCGCTGTTTCAGCACCGCAGAACAGTCCACATAA
- the parC gene encoding DNA topoisomerase IV subunit A, whose product MPQRTTRSSSKHKPRKPVPTARDLEQVLLSDFTERSYLNYSMYVILDRALPRLSDGLKPVQRRIIYAMSELGLNASNKYKKSARTVGDVLGKFHPHGDAACYEAMVLMAQSFSFRYPLIDGQGNWGSQDDPKSFAAMRYTEARLSRFADVLLSELGQGTVDWGPNFDGTLSEPRNLPSRLPTILINGASGIAVGMATDILPHNIREVVSACVRLLENSQVSIEGLTEHIRGPDFPTEAEIITPAEEVLEIYKTGTGSIRQRAVWVGEEGNIIVTALPYQVSGERIVEQVAAQMSAKKLPMVDDIRDESDHKNPTRLVIEPRSNRVDHSTLMAHLFATTSLEQSHRVNMNIIGLDGRPRVYDLKKLLREWLDFRLATVKRRLQFRLDRVVKRLHILEGLLIAFLNLDTVIKIIRKEDKPKPVLMRRFKLSDDQADAILDLRLRQLARLEEIKIKGEEEELGRENADLQKILKSRDKLKRVVRDELLADAEEFGDERRSPLVQREAARALSETDLIPSEPITVVLSEKGWIRAAKGVDINPRELNYRGDDGYLHFAVGRSNQILLSIDSTGRTYTMPAHTLPSARGMGEPVSKQLKPPQGATFKGVMIGSPETQYLLATDSGYGFVASLGEMVSRNKSGKAVLRARDAGVLSPQLVYDYEDDWLAAVTSAGRLLVFALADLPVMAKGKGVKIINVPIARYKSGEERLVAVAVFREGDRLRLYSGKQHMKLKPADIDLYLGTRAQRGGNLPRGYRQPTALEIDRGDV is encoded by the coding sequence ATGCCTCAACGAACCACCCGCAGTTCATCAAAGCACAAGCCGCGTAAACCGGTTCCGACCGCGCGAGATCTCGAACAAGTCTTGCTGTCGGACTTCACGGAACGCTCATACCTCAACTATTCGATGTATGTGATCCTGGATAGGGCCTTACCGCGTTTGTCCGATGGCTTAAAACCCGTTCAACGCAGAATCATTTATGCGATGTCTGAATTGGGCCTTAATGCCAGCAATAAATACAAGAAGTCCGCAAGAACCGTGGGCGATGTACTCGGTAAATTTCACCCGCACGGCGATGCCGCATGTTATGAGGCGATGGTGCTGATGGCTCAGTCGTTCAGTTTCCGCTATCCCCTGATTGATGGGCAGGGAAACTGGGGTTCACAGGATGATCCAAAGTCCTTTGCTGCAATGCGCTATACCGAGGCCAGGTTGTCACGGTTTGCCGATGTGCTGCTGTCTGAACTTGGCCAGGGCACGGTCGACTGGGGGCCAAACTTTGATGGCACGCTGTCAGAACCGAGAAACCTGCCATCGAGGTTGCCGACCATTCTGATCAATGGTGCTTCCGGAATTGCAGTGGGTATGGCAACCGATATCCTGCCACACAATATTCGCGAGGTTGTGTCCGCGTGCGTACGTTTGCTCGAAAACAGCCAGGTCAGTATCGAAGGGCTGACAGAGCATATTCGAGGACCGGACTTTCCGACCGAAGCAGAGATCATCACACCCGCCGAGGAAGTGCTTGAGATCTATAAAACTGGCACAGGATCTATTCGCCAACGAGCCGTGTGGGTGGGGGAAGAAGGTAATATCATTGTGACTGCGCTTCCTTATCAGGTGTCGGGAGAACGAATAGTCGAACAGGTTGCCGCTCAGATGTCGGCTAAAAAACTCCCTATGGTAGACGACATTCGTGATGAATCAGATCATAAAAATCCGACCCGTCTGGTGATTGAGCCGCGGTCGAACAGAGTCGATCATTCAACGTTGATGGCACATCTGTTTGCGACGACTTCGCTGGAACAGAGTCACCGTGTCAACATGAATATTATCGGCCTTGATGGGAGACCTAGGGTCTACGATCTTAAGAAGTTGTTGCGTGAGTGGCTGGATTTTCGGTTGGCCACTGTCAAACGCCGACTTCAGTTTCGTTTAGACCGGGTTGTCAAACGATTGCATATTCTTGAAGGGCTGCTCATAGCGTTTCTGAATCTGGACACGGTCATAAAGATCATACGCAAAGAAGACAAACCAAAGCCTGTGCTGATGCGGCGCTTCAAACTATCCGACGATCAGGCAGATGCCATTCTCGATCTTCGCCTGCGCCAGCTCGCTCGGCTAGAAGAGATCAAGATCAAAGGAGAAGAAGAAGAACTCGGGCGTGAAAATGCTGACTTACAGAAGATTCTTAAGTCCCGGGACAAGCTGAAACGGGTTGTCCGGGATGAACTGCTGGCAGATGCAGAAGAATTCGGAGATGAGCGCCGCTCACCTTTGGTGCAGCGAGAAGCTGCCCGGGCGCTGAGTGAAACAGATCTGATCCCATCAGAACCAATCACGGTCGTTCTTTCCGAAAAAGGATGGATTCGTGCTGCCAAGGGTGTGGATATCAATCCGCGAGAGTTGAATTATCGTGGTGATGATGGATACCTTCATTTTGCTGTAGGGCGCAGCAATCAGATTCTTCTCTCGATAGACTCGACAGGCAGAACCTATACCATGCCGGCACACACGCTGCCATCGGCCCGCGGGATGGGCGAACCGGTCAGCAAGCAGTTGAAGCCTCCACAGGGTGCGACGTTCAAAGGCGTCATGATCGGCTCTCCTGAGACACAGTATTTGCTGGCGACTGATTCTGGCTATGGATTCGTGGCGTCGCTTGGAGAAATGGTAAGCCGCAATAAATCAGGCAAAGCTGTACTGCGCGCCCGCGATGCGGGTGTCCTGTCTCCTCAACTGGTATATGATTATGAGGATGACTGGCTCGCAGCCGTGACCAGTGCGGGCAGGCTGCTGGTATTTGCGTTGGCTGATCTGCCAGTGATGGCCAAGGGTAAGGGTGTCAAGATCATCAATGTCCCAATTGCCCGTTACAAATCGGGTGAAGAGCGGCTGGTTGCTGTAGCCGTATTCCGTGAAGGCGACAGGTTACGGTTGTACAGTGGCAAGCAGCATATGAAGCTAAAACCGGCCGACATTGACCTTTACCTGGGAACCAGGGCACAGCGTGGCGGAAATCTGCCGCGAGGTTATCGCCAACCTACCGCGCTGGAAATCGATCGAGGAGACGTCTGA
- a CDS encoding DMT family transporter, which produces MAGLHSRPDHRHWRGALFALLASLLFSTQDALIKWLSDNYTLLQLLLIRSALSVPLMFLAVRARYGWQGLTTTKPAAHILRAFFNLVAFLSYYFALSRMPLVDAVSIVAAYPIFLTLLSGLVLAEHPNGRQILAVITGFIGVIFIVQPSGSEVDWLGASAALFGCLMFAALGVQTRRMSVSESTELMLLTGSALILVVSALAAPFLWIPPSANDFALMLLLGLIGLGGQYSLTNGFKYAPVYLVGALEYSTLGWAAFYGWVIFHDLPTTAVIAGALLVVGSGLVVLVSEHGKQN; this is translated from the coding sequence GTGGCTGGACTTCACTCAAGACCCGACCATCGCCACTGGCGTGGTGCACTGTTTGCGCTGCTGGCCAGCCTGCTCTTTTCGACCCAGGATGCGCTGATCAAATGGCTGTCTGACAACTATACGCTGTTACAGCTGCTGTTGATCCGCAGCGCCCTCAGCGTGCCCCTAATGTTTCTCGCCGTTCGCGCTCGATATGGCTGGCAAGGATTGACTACCACGAAGCCGGCGGCGCACATACTGCGCGCGTTCTTTAATCTGGTCGCGTTCTTGAGCTACTACTTTGCCCTCTCAAGAATGCCATTGGTCGACGCGGTATCGATCGTTGCCGCCTACCCGATTTTTCTGACACTGCTGTCGGGTCTCGTACTTGCAGAACACCCCAACGGACGGCAAATACTGGCTGTCATTACCGGATTTATCGGTGTCATATTTATCGTGCAGCCCAGCGGCAGTGAGGTCGACTGGTTAGGCGCTAGCGCAGCACTGTTCGGTTGCTTGATGTTTGCGGCGCTCGGTGTACAAACCCGCCGCATGTCGGTCTCAGAATCTACCGAATTAATGCTACTGACAGGCTCAGCACTGATACTGGTTGTTTCAGCCTTGGCGGCACCCTTCCTGTGGATTCCACCATCGGCCAACGATTTTGCATTAATGCTCCTGCTGGGTCTGATCGGCCTCGGCGGTCAGTACTCTCTGACCAACGGTTTCAAGTATGCACCGGTTTACCTCGTCGGTGCTCTGGAATACAGCACACTGGGCTGGGCTGCTTTTTACGGCTGGGTTATTTTTCACGACCTGCCGACAACCGCAGTAATCGCAGGTGCTTTGCTGGTGGTCGGCAGCGGTCTGGTTGTTCTCGTGTCAGAACACGGCAAACAGAACTGA
- a CDS encoding phosphomannomutase/phosphoglucomutase, translated as MTKLPQEIFKAYDIRGIVDKSLTETVTERIGQAIGTEAMLAGDHSVVIGRDGRLSGPSLATALSAGIRSTGCDVIDIGMVPTPVTYFATHHLETGSAVSITGSHNPPEYNGLKVMIAGETLAGDRIQMLRKRIEGQNLLSGNGTHHRESVIEAYAARITGDITLKRPLKVVLDCGNGVAGIIAPRLLREIGCDVTELFSEVDGTFPNHHPDPSQLENLNDLIETVITTKADFGMALDGDGDRLGVVSATGDIIFADRQLLLFARDVLSRNPGAEIIYDVKCSRVLPDAIRQAGGLPTMWKTGHSFIKAKLKESGAALAGEMSGHIFFKERWYGFDDGVYVAARLCELLSAQNQTPTAVFNSIPELVSTPELRLEMEEGEHHALVEQFVRNARFPTGEICTIDGIRVDFETGFGLVRASNTTPTVILRFEADNRQQLTEIQEQFRTQLLALRPELKLPF; from the coding sequence ATGACGAAACTGCCCCAAGAGATTTTCAAAGCCTACGATATACGCGGCATTGTCGACAAATCTCTGACAGAAACTGTCACCGAACGGATCGGCCAGGCCATTGGCACTGAGGCCATGCTGGCGGGTGATCACAGCGTTGTGATCGGCCGTGATGGCCGCCTGTCCGGTCCGTCACTGGCAACCGCGCTGTCGGCGGGTATTCGCTCTACCGGCTGCGACGTGATTGATATCGGCATGGTCCCTACACCCGTAACTTACTTCGCAACGCACCATCTGGAGACAGGTTCCGCTGTTTCCATCACCGGAAGTCATAACCCGCCCGAATACAACGGCCTGAAAGTCATGATCGCCGGCGAAACCTTGGCCGGCGACCGGATTCAAATGTTGCGTAAACGTATAGAGGGGCAAAACCTGCTCAGTGGAAACGGCACCCATCATCGGGAATCAGTCATTGAAGCTTACGCTGCACGAATCACCGGTGATATCACACTCAAACGCCCGCTCAAGGTAGTCCTTGATTGTGGTAATGGTGTCGCGGGCATTATCGCACCCCGGTTGTTACGCGAAATCGGGTGCGATGTCACCGAACTTTTCTCTGAAGTAGACGGTACGTTTCCCAATCACCACCCGGATCCCAGCCAACTCGAAAACCTCAATGACCTGATTGAGACAGTTATCACAACAAAGGCAGATTTCGGTATGGCTCTGGACGGAGATGGCGACCGGCTGGGCGTCGTGTCAGCCACCGGTGATATTATTTTTGCCGATCGCCAACTGCTGCTGTTTGCCCGTGATGTTCTGTCCCGAAATCCCGGTGCTGAAATCATCTACGATGTGAAATGTTCCAGGGTTCTGCCTGATGCGATCCGACAAGCCGGTGGACTGCCTACCATGTGGAAAACCGGACATTCATTTATCAAAGCAAAGCTCAAAGAATCTGGTGCAGCACTTGCGGGTGAAATGAGCGGACATATCTTTTTCAAGGAACGCTGGTATGGATTCGATGACGGCGTCTATGTCGCAGCCCGACTGTGTGAGCTACTGTCTGCACAGAATCAAACCCCCACAGCGGTATTCAACAGCATCCCGGAGCTCGTCAGTACGCCCGAATTACGCCTTGAAATGGAAGAAGGAGAACACCACGCACTGGTCGAGCAATTTGTCAGGAACGCGCGGTTTCCAACCGGAGAGATCTGCACCATTGACGGCATACGTGTGGACTTTGAGACCGGTTTCGGCCTCGTCAGAGCCTCTAACACCACGCCCACAGTGATTCTGCGATTTGAAGCTGACAACCGACAACAGCTGACCGAGATCCAGGAACAATTCCGCACCCAACTTCTGGCACTTCGGCCTGAACTAAAACTGCCCTTTTAG
- a CDS encoding aromatic ring-hydroxylating dioxygenase subunit alpha has protein sequence MLETRRNGRMLAPWTYTSEELCELEIDHIFRHQWILAGHISELTQTGDYLTFNLAKERAVLVRDESGEIHAFHNVCRHRGSRVAPDRQGNCGHVLRCPFHGWTYQLNGALKSVPRPQGFPELKKDRNALVPIDLEIWNGFIFICFEGAQGRSVANQFGVISEKIRPYKLEEMVPWGVEYDEVMDCNWKFFHDVDNEGYHVPVAHPALHELYGRDYCDIYLGDVPMTTGMVDDYPARSWSVSRYKSLLPRQAHLPEEFQRLWLYFGLFPNTVIYFYPEKAGFYMSLPQGAATTRVISREYRLPGENRELAAARYLSGRIDQITGREDRDLVRWLQEAADTSVFPLNNLSDLEDGVLRFHQQLKALVPVMSLEVSPALSTLADVNANLLKSSN, from the coding sequence ATGCTTGAAACTCGTCGGAATGGTCGGATGCTTGCACCCTGGACCTACACCAGCGAGGAGTTGTGTGAACTTGAGATTGATCATATTTTCCGGCATCAGTGGATATTGGCTGGACATATATCTGAGCTGACCCAAACGGGGGATTATCTAACTTTCAATCTCGCCAAAGAGCGGGCTGTACTGGTCAGGGATGAAAGTGGTGAGATTCATGCTTTTCACAATGTCTGTCGCCACAGGGGATCTCGTGTGGCCCCGGATCGACAAGGTAACTGCGGTCATGTGCTTCGTTGCCCTTTTCATGGTTGGACATATCAGCTGAATGGAGCGCTGAAGAGCGTGCCCAGGCCTCAGGGCTTTCCAGAATTGAAAAAAGATCGTAATGCGCTGGTGCCTATAGATCTGGAAATATGGAATGGCTTCATATTTATCTGTTTTGAAGGCGCACAAGGCCGGTCTGTAGCCAATCAATTTGGTGTTATCAGCGAAAAAATCAGGCCATACAAATTAGAAGAGATGGTGCCCTGGGGTGTCGAATATGATGAAGTCATGGATTGCAACTGGAAATTCTTTCACGACGTAGACAACGAGGGTTACCACGTGCCAGTTGCGCATCCAGCACTGCACGAACTCTATGGACGAGACTACTGTGACATTTATCTGGGGGACGTGCCGATGACCACGGGTATGGTAGATGACTATCCAGCACGTAGCTGGAGTGTTTCGCGCTATAAGTCGCTGCTTCCCAGGCAGGCGCATCTGCCTGAGGAATTTCAGCGTTTGTGGCTTTATTTCGGTCTTTTCCCCAATACGGTGATCTACTTCTATCCGGAAAAAGCGGGCTTTTACATGTCACTGCCGCAGGGGGCGGCGACTACCCGGGTCATCAGCCGTGAGTACCGACTGCCCGGCGAAAACCGCGAGCTCGCGGCTGCACGATATCTCAGTGGGCGTATCGATCAAATCACTGGGCGCGAGGACCGGGATCTGGTACGCTGGCTGCAGGAAGCAGCCGACACCAGTGTATTCCCGTTGAATAATCTGTCTGACCTAGAAGACGGTGTCCTTCGGTTTCACCAGCAGTTAAAGGCCTTGGTTCCTGTAATGTCGCTTGAGGTATCACCGGCATTGAGCACCCTTGCCGACGTTAATGCCAACCTGCTCAAGAGCAGTAACTGA
- a CDS encoding aminotransferase encodes MTISDFVPADLSAVREMDEHVVHPWESFDRPNTNRTIIGSGAGVYVYDDQGNRLLDGPGGMWCVNVGHGRQEIADAMADQAAQLSYISPWSHPTAPAARLADRLSSVAPGDLDHVFYTTGGSTAIDSALRFCLFYNNVLGRPEKKHIITRHDAYHGSTYLSAAVCGKPRDKNWLDTQLDQVHFVSSPNSYRSAGGLDEAAFCQKLIAELEGKILEVGPERVAAFIAEPILASGGVIVPPTGYHAACLEVCRRHDVIYISDEVVTGFGRLGDWFASESVFDITPDIITCAKGLTSGYVPLGAVLISDRLILNVGGDGERGAVFSNGFTYSGHPVSCAAALANMDIIEGEGLLEHAREVGPYLQQQLSTLIDLPIVGNIRGLGLMGCVECVVDHESRQPLMLDYEVGNRIDVHCQKLGLLVRPLINMCVMSPPIIIDHEQIDELIRVLRLGIERTIDDLEKEGIYRAS; translated from the coding sequence ATGACCATTTCAGATTTTGTCCCTGCTGACCTATCGGCCGTTCGTGAAATGGACGAACATGTCGTTCATCCCTGGGAGTCTTTTGATCGACCAAACACAAACCGTACGATTATTGGTTCAGGTGCGGGAGTGTATGTTTACGATGATCAGGGAAATCGATTGCTGGACGGACCAGGCGGTATGTGGTGTGTCAATGTGGGTCATGGCCGACAGGAGATCGCTGATGCGATGGCGGATCAGGCCGCTCAGTTGTCTTATATCAGCCCATGGAGTCATCCAACAGCACCGGCGGCGAGATTGGCTGATCGGTTGTCAAGCGTTGCACCTGGCGATCTTGATCATGTTTTCTATACCACCGGAGGTTCCACAGCAATCGACTCTGCACTTCGGTTTTGTCTGTTCTACAACAATGTACTGGGTCGGCCGGAAAAAAAACATATTATCACCCGTCATGATGCCTATCATGGCAGCACTTATCTTTCTGCCGCGGTGTGCGGTAAGCCGCGCGACAAGAACTGGCTGGATACCCAGCTCGACCAGGTCCACTTCGTTTCTTCTCCAAACAGCTACCGCAGTGCCGGGGGTCTGGATGAGGCGGCTTTCTGCCAGAAACTTATCGCTGAACTGGAAGGAAAAATTCTTGAAGTAGGGCCGGAACGTGTCGCCGCATTCATTGCAGAGCCGATACTGGCGTCAGGCGGCGTGATCGTACCCCCAACGGGCTACCATGCTGCCTGTCTGGAGGTTTGTCGCCGACACGACGTGATCTACATTTCTGACGAGGTTGTGACCGGCTTTGGGCGTCTCGGTGACTGGTTTGCGTCGGAGTCGGTATTTGATATCACGCCCGATATTATTACTTGTGCCAAAGGGCTAACCTCAGGTTACGTGCCTTTGGGTGCCGTGCTGATCTCAGATCGCCTCATTTTAAACGTGGGTGGTGATGGTGAGCGAGGTGCAGTGTTTTCTAATGGCTTTACCTACTCCGGTCATCCCGTATCCTGTGCCGCCGCATTGGCAAACATGGACATTATTGAAGGAGAGGGGCTGCTCGAACATGCTCGCGAAGTCGGGCCTTACCTGCAGCAGCAGCTGTCAACATTGATAGACCTGCCAATCGTAGGAAATATTCGGGGTCTCGGTCTGATGGGGTGTGTTGAGTGCGTTGTTGACCATGAGTCACGCCAGCCACTTATGCTGGATTATGAAGTTGGTAATCGAATTGATGTGCACTGCCAGAAGCTTGGTTTGTTGGTCCGGCCGCTGATCAATATGTGTGTGATGTCGCCACCCATCATCATCGATCATGAACAGATCGATGAGCTGATCCGAGTCTTACGATTGGGCATTGAACGGACCATTGACGATCTGGAGAAAGAAGGGATCTATCGGGCGTCGTAA
- a CDS encoding thiol:disulfide interchange protein DsbA/DsbL, producing MRTKWLVLALSLLVGAQAAAQEVALGVNYHRLNTAQPVHTGNNVEVLELFWYRCPHCYRLEPYLKQWLKNKPEFVEFVRMPAILNQTWSFDARVYYTLVALDLVDKLHKPYFDAIHKERKRIVNVEQFANWAAEHGVDRNSVLDTFTSFGVDSMLSHALDMTPRYETDGVPTIIIDGKYRTKVSQAGGHNELIDLINHLATVASDERQQ from the coding sequence ATGCGAACAAAATGGTTAGTTCTGGCCCTGTCGTTGTTGGTCGGGGCACAGGCAGCAGCCCAGGAGGTCGCGCTGGGGGTCAACTACCATCGCTTGAACACCGCTCAGCCAGTTCATACCGGCAACAATGTCGAGGTACTGGAACTGTTCTGGTACCGCTGTCCGCACTGCTATCGTTTAGAGCCCTACCTCAAACAATGGCTTAAGAACAAACCGGAATTTGTTGAGTTTGTCCGTATGCCAGCCATATTAAACCAAACCTGGTCCTTTGATGCGCGTGTGTACTACACGCTGGTTGCCTTGGATCTTGTAGATAAGCTGCATAAACCCTATTTTGATGCTATCCATAAAGAAAGGAAAAGAATTGTTAACGTTGAACAGTTCGCCAACTGGGCTGCAGAACACGGCGTAGATAGAAATTCTGTGCTCGACACTTTTACCTCTTTTGGTGTTGACTCAATGCTCTCGCACGCGCTGGATATGACACCACGTTACGAAACTGACGGCGTACCCACCATCATTATCGACGGCAAGTACAGAACCAAAGTCTCTCAGGCGGGTGGTCACAACGAACTTATAGACCTGATCAATCATCTAGCCACTGTTGCCAGCGATGAACGACAGCAGTAA